One genomic segment of Pseudorca crassidens isolate mPseCra1 chromosome X, mPseCra1.hap1, whole genome shotgun sequence includes these proteins:
- the PDZD11 gene encoding PDZ domain-containing protein 11 isoform X1: MRDGYLEGVWWALLEMDSRIPYDDYPVVFLPAYENPPAWIPPHERVYHPDYNNELTQFLPRIITLKKPPGAQLGFNIRGGKASQLGIFISKVIPDSDAHRAGLQEGDQVLAVNDVDFQDIEHSKAVEILKTAREISMRVRFFPYNYHRQKERTVH; this comes from the exons ATGCGGGACGGGTATCTGGAAGGTGTCTGGTG GGCCTTGCTGGAGATGGACAGCCGGATTCCTTATGATGACTACCCGGTGGTTTTCCTGCCTGCCTATGAGAATCCCCCAGCATGGATTCCTCCTCATGAG AGGGTATACCACCCAGACTACAACAATGAGTTGACCCAGTTTCTGCCCCGTATCATCACACTGAAGAAGCCCCCTGGAGCTCAG TTGGGATTTAACATCCGAGGAGGAAAGGCCTCCCAGCTAGGCATCTTCATCTCCAAG GTGATTCCGGACTCTGATGCACATCGAGCAGGACTTCAGGAAGGGGACCAAGTCCTAGCTGTGAATGATGTGGATTTCCAAGATATTGAGCACAGCAAG GCTGTTGAGATCCTAAAGACAGCTCGAGAAATCAGCATGCGTGTCCGCTTCTTTCCCTATA ATTATCACCGCCAGAAAGAGAGGACTGTGCACTAG
- the PDZD11 gene encoding PDZ domain-containing protein 11 isoform X2, with the protein MDSRIPYDDYPVVFLPAYENPPAWIPPHERVYHPDYNNELTQFLPRIITLKKPPGAQLGFNIRGGKASQLGIFISKVIPDSDAHRAGLQEGDQVLAVNDVDFQDIEHSKAVEILKTAREISMRVRFFPYNYHRQKERTVH; encoded by the exons ATGGACAGCCGGATTCCTTATGATGACTACCCGGTGGTTTTCCTGCCTGCCTATGAGAATCCCCCAGCATGGATTCCTCCTCATGAG AGGGTATACCACCCAGACTACAACAATGAGTTGACCCAGTTTCTGCCCCGTATCATCACACTGAAGAAGCCCCCTGGAGCTCAG TTGGGATTTAACATCCGAGGAGGAAAGGCCTCCCAGCTAGGCATCTTCATCTCCAAG GTGATTCCGGACTCTGATGCACATCGAGCAGGACTTCAGGAAGGGGACCAAGTCCTAGCTGTGAATGATGTGGATTTCCAAGATATTGAGCACAGCAAG GCTGTTGAGATCCTAAAGACAGCTCGAGAAATCAGCATGCGTGTCCGCTTCTTTCCCTATA ATTATCACCGCCAGAAAGAGAGGACTGTGCACTAG